In Herbinix luporum, a single window of DNA contains:
- a CDS encoding aspartate carbamoyltransferase regulatory subunit: protein MLNIGILNQGIVIDHIKVGGAMKIYTYLNLENLDCSVAIIKNARSNKMGRKDIIKIEGTLDDINLDILGALDHKITINIIKNGEIIEKKNPRLPDKVDNILKCINPRCITSIESGIPHSFKLTDKKNGVYRCIYCEQAFKGVRYR, encoded by the coding sequence ATGTTAAATATAGGCATACTAAATCAGGGAATTGTTATAGACCACATAAAGGTGGGGGGAGCAATGAAAATATATACCTACCTTAATCTTGAAAATCTAGATTGCAGTGTGGCTATTATAAAAAATGCCAGAAGCAATAAGATGGGACGAAAAGATATTATAAAAATAGAAGGAACCTTAGACGATATAAATTTGGACATCCTAGGGGCCCTAGACCACAAAATAACCATTAATATAATTAAAAACGGAGAAATCATAGAAAAGAAAAATCCCAGGCTACCGGATAAAGTAGATAACATACTAAAATGCATAAACCCTAGATGCATAACTTCTATAGAAAGTGGTATCCCCCATTCCTTTAAATTGACAGATAAGAAAAACGGTGTCTATAGATGTATCTACTGCGAGCAAGCTTTTAAAGGTGTCAGGTACCGTTAA
- a CDS encoding DEAD/DEAH box helicase, translated as MIQISRTGIRNLASNDTVYARGLQYYKENRVVSASYSNSAKLYRMEVQGNFKYSVIVEEQEDGSFDYNCNCPSRLKDQGACKHVVAALLFILKYQERTMLSETRSPEERKIIQILDYFASQEEAYLVGETFSLDTIITIPQLMKGDSARAYASFRGGSNRKYKIQTIKKFLYNIYNNESFSLGKEFKYISGESNFDKPSQIILDYLLDIYEIQEVINSSHFSKIFTKSNVILTKNMLFKLLELLYGTTFTLELYGREFTNVSYIKGNPKISLQLTMDEEAVFVDYQGKEAVLPILDTGELLYYDGAIYKPDKKFIRNFKPFYNSLGRDKEPLVFKGEKKNSFLEHVLPRISETMELDVPEELKKRYISEDLEAKIYFDRHKHGIKAELRYRYGDYEFNSFGNASSGSYIIVRQRESEEAVIDEILKLGFVPYKNYYLLKNEELIYEFLSGKVMDLEGVATLYYSEDFRKLSINPPGNFKASVRVNGGINLLELDISFEGVPKDELKNLLYAYQVKKKFYRLKNGSFVKLEGEKVENLSKILSSLNVGSNNMEENKLYLEKQHAVYLDKAFSDKELELHKDRDFTALTDKILNPSVTDFKVPDEIQASLRPYQVTGYKWLRTLAQNDLGGILADDMGLGKTLQSIVFIASLILENKKQKKDTHFLIVCPTSLTYNWLDEMENFAPFIKAVVVSGNPPERQEIIERYKDYDVLITSYPLIRRDISVYEKIEFHGVFIDEAQFIKNNASQNAKSVKRLKTKHKFALTGTPIENSLSELWSIFDFIMPGYLYNHSKFVEVYEKPILKEDKEALEDLHQHISPFILRRMKKDVLTELPDKYESKMLTDLSEEQKKVYLAYLENIRNEIHTELSETGLEKSRMKILAALTRLRQICCHPSTFLENYQGGSGKLDLLMELIPEAIANDHRILVFSQFTSMLQIIEEELKDMNIPYFYLEGSTPTQERNERVKRFNEGEGKVFLISLKAGGTGLNLIGADTVIHYDPWWNPAVEEQATDRVYRIGQQNKVHVLKLITKGTIEEKIFKLQKKKKELSDSIISSKEVFINTLSREELEELFSPM; from the coding sequence ATGATTCAAATTTCACGGACAGGTATCAGGAACTTAGCCTCCAATGATACGGTTTATGCTAGAGGCTTACAATACTATAAGGAAAATCGTGTTGTCAGTGCCTCTTATTCAAACTCTGCAAAGCTGTATCGTATGGAGGTACAGGGGAATTTTAAATATTCTGTCATTGTGGAAGAACAAGAAGACGGATCCTTTGATTATAATTGTAATTGTCCATCAAGACTAAAGGATCAGGGGGCTTGTAAGCATGTGGTAGCTGCTTTATTATTTATATTAAAATATCAGGAAAGGACAATGCTATCAGAGACAAGAAGTCCTGAGGAAAGAAAAATCATTCAAATACTAGACTATTTTGCCTCTCAGGAAGAGGCTTATCTGGTAGGAGAAACTTTTTCCCTAGATACCATTATAACTATTCCACAGCTTATGAAGGGGGATAGTGCTAGGGCATATGCATCTTTTCGCGGAGGTAGTAACCGCAAATATAAAATTCAGACCATAAAAAAATTTTTATATAATATATATAATAACGAAAGTTTTTCCCTAGGAAAGGAATTTAAATATATAAGCGGGGAAAGTAACTTTGACAAGCCTTCCCAGATTATTTTAGATTATCTTTTGGATATTTATGAGATTCAAGAGGTGATTAACAGCTCCCATTTTTCAAAAATATTTACAAAATCCAATGTTATTTTGACTAAAAATATGTTGTTTAAACTTTTGGAGCTTTTATATGGGACCACCTTTACCTTGGAGCTTTATGGCAGGGAGTTTACCAATGTAAGTTATATTAAGGGAAATCCAAAGATTTCATTGCAACTTACCATGGATGAGGAAGCAGTTTTTGTTGACTATCAGGGTAAAGAGGCTGTTTTACCTATTTTAGATACCGGGGAATTGCTTTATTATGACGGGGCCATATATAAGCCGGATAAAAAGTTTATTCGAAATTTTAAGCCTTTTTATAATAGTCTTGGCAGAGATAAGGAGCCTTTAGTTTTTAAAGGTGAAAAGAAAAACAGCTTTCTTGAGCATGTATTGCCAAGAATAAGTGAAACCATGGAACTGGATGTACCGGAGGAATTAAAGAAAAGATATATTTCTGAAGACTTAGAGGCTAAAATTTATTTTGACAGACATAAACATGGTATTAAGGCTGAACTTAGATACCGTTATGGGGATTATGAGTTTAATTCCTTTGGCAATGCTTCCTCCGGATCTTATATAATAGTCCGACAAAGGGAAAGTGAAGAGGCAGTTATTGATGAGATTTTAAAACTGGGATTTGTTCCTTATAAGAACTATTATCTTTTAAAAAATGAAGAGCTTATCTATGAATTTTTATCCGGTAAAGTAATGGATCTTGAGGGAGTGGCAACTTTATATTATTCTGAGGATTTTAGAAAGCTTAGTATTAATCCTCCGGGAAATTTTAAAGCCAGTGTTAGGGTAAATGGCGGTATAAATCTTTTGGAGCTGGATATATCTTTTGAAGGTGTACCTAAGGATGAATTAAAAAATTTGCTTTATGCTTATCAGGTTAAAAAGAAATTTTATCGGCTAAAAAACGGTAGCTTCGTTAAACTGGAAGGGGAAAAAGTAGAAAATCTGTCCAAAATTTTAAGCTCACTAAATGTAGGTAGCAATAATATGGAGGAAAATAAGCTTTATTTGGAAAAGCAGCATGCGGTATATTTGGACAAGGCATTTTCAGATAAGGAGCTGGAACTTCATAAAGATCGGGATTTTACCGCTCTGACGGATAAAATACTTAATCCTTCTGTAACGGATTTTAAGGTACCTGATGAAATTCAGGCAAGCCTTCGTCCCTATCAGGTAACCGGTTATAAATGGCTAAGAACATTGGCACAAAATGACCTGGGAGGAATTTTGGCTGATGACATGGGCCTTGGAAAAACATTGCAATCCATAGTATTTATAGCTTCCCTGATATTGGAGAATAAGAAGCAAAAAAAAGATACACATTTTTTAATTGTCTGTCCTACATCTTTAACATATAATTGGCTTGATGAGATGGAGAATTTTGCTCCCTTTATTAAGGCTGTAGTTGTTAGCGGAAATCCCCCGGAAAGACAAGAAATAATTGAAAGATATAAAGACTACGATGTCCTAATTACATCCTATCCCTTAATAAGAAGAGATATTAGTGTTTATGAAAAAATTGAATTTCACGGAGTATTTATAGACGAAGCCCAATTTATTAAAAATAATGCTTCACAAAATGCAAAATCAGTAAAAAGATTAAAAACCAAACATAAATTTGCCTTAACAGGAACCCCAATAGAAAATAGCCTATCTGAGCTTTGGTCAATATTTGATTTTATAATGCCAGGATACCTTTATAATCATTCAAAATTTGTTGAAGTTTATGAGAAACCTATTTTAAAGGAAGATAAGGAGGCCCTAGAAGATCTTCACCAGCATATATCACCCTTTATCCTGCGCCGTATGAAGAAGGATGTTCTTACGGAACTACCGGATAAATATGAATCGAAAATGCTTACGGATCTTTCTGAAGAGCAAAAGAAGGTATACTTAGCCTACCTTGAAAATATAAGAAATGAAATTCATACGGAACTGTCTGAGACAGGATTAGAAAAGAGCAGGATGAAGATACTTGCAGCCCTAACCAGGTTAAGACAGATTTGCTGCCATCCCTCTACATTCTTGGAAAATTACCAGGGGGGAAGCGGAAAATTGGATTTACTTATGGAGCTTATTCCAGAAGCTATTGCCAATGATCATCGTATATTGGTATTTTCACAGTTTACATCAATGTTACAGATTATAGAAGAGGAACTTAAAGATATGAATATTCCCTATTTTTATCTGGAAGGAAGTACTCCTACACAGGAGCGTAATGAGCGGGTAAAAAGGTTTAATGAGGGAGAAGGCAAAGTATTTTTAATTTCCCTAAAGGCCGGTGGCACAGGCTTAAATCTTATCGGTGCCGATACGGTAATCCATTATGATCCTTGGTGGAATCCTGCAGTAGAAGAACAGGCTACTGACAGGGTATATAGAATAGGTCAACAAAACAAGGTTCATGTATTGAAACTGATTACTAAAGGAACCATAGAAGAGAAGATATTTAAGCTTCAGAAAAAGAAGAAGGAGCTTTCCGACTCAATTATCAGTTCAAAGGAAGTGTTTATTAATACCTTATCCAGAGAAGAGCTGGAAGAATTGTTTAGCCCTATGTAA
- a CDS encoding biotin transporter BioY, whose translation MIYSSSKGLSTKSLIITAMFTAIICVLSQIIIPIQPIPFSLSLLAIFLTGALLEPRYAFLSTLAYLLLGAFGLPVFAGFKGGINILTGMTGGFLMAYPLMAFITSLFYQISLKLKSTSSWNKLNHKTLPALGMVISLFICYLIGSLWFSYVADTTISYALTVCVIPFIAFDLLKIIMALSAAMAIKRVLGQVI comes from the coding sequence ATGATATATTCAAGTTCTAAAGGACTTTCTACTAAAAGCTTAATTATAACAGCTATGTTTACTGCCATAATCTGTGTATTGTCTCAGATTATTATTCCCATTCAGCCTATTCCTTTTTCTTTGTCTCTCCTTGCCATATTTTTAACGGGAGCCCTTCTTGAGCCAAGGTATGCCTTTTTATCTACATTAGCTTATCTTCTTTTAGGGGCTTTTGGCTTACCGGTTTTTGCCGGATTTAAAGGGGGAATTAACATCCTTACGGGAATGACAGGAGGATTTCTTATGGCCTACCCTCTGATGGCTTTTATCACATCCTTATTCTATCAGATAAGTTTAAAACTAAAATCAACTTCATCTTGGAATAAGTTAAACCATAAGACTTTGCCGGCCTTAGGAATGGTTATATCTCTTTTTATATGCTATCTAATAGGCAGCCTATGGTTTAGTTATGTTGCAGACACCACCATAAGCTATGCCCTAACAGTATGTGTGATTCCCTTTATAGCATTTGATTTGCTAAAAATCATTATGGCTTTATCTGCTGCCATGGCAATAAAAAGAGTATTAGGCCAAGTTATATAA
- the tyrS gene encoding tyrosine--tRNA ligase → MSTNVYDILQERGFIEQCTHEDEVRELLGKESVTFYIGFDATADSLTAGHFLTVMAMMHMQRAGHRPIALLGGGTTMIGDPTGKSDMRSLMTRETIDYNANRFKEQLSKFIDFSDDKAILANNADWLLDLNYVEFLREIGVHFSVNKMLAAECYKQRMEKGLTFFEFNYMLMQSYDFWKLNKLYDCKLQLGGNDQWSNIIGGVELIRRKEQKPAYGLTFKLLTTSEGIKMGKTMKGAVWLDPNKTSPYEFYQYWRNIEDVKVEECLGLLTFLPMDEVRRLGALKGAEINHAKDVLAYEITKIVHGEEEAKKAQEASKALFGGGVKSENIPTTSYPAARFAEGIDLITLMCDAKLAVSRSDARRTIQQGGVSVNDKKVDNFDLILTDKDFDSDGAILIRKGKKSYHRFIAE, encoded by the coding sequence ATGTCAACAAATGTTTATGACATACTACAGGAACGGGGTTTTATTGAACAATGTACCCATGAGGATGAAGTTCGCGAATTATTGGGAAAGGAATCCGTTACCTTTTATATAGGCTTTGATGCTACCGCTGATAGTTTAACTGCGGGACATTTCCTTACAGTTATGGCCATGATGCATATGCAACGGGCAGGACATAGACCCATCGCCCTTCTAGGTGGCGGTACCACCATGATTGGTGACCCAACCGGCAAATCTGATATGCGATCCTTAATGACCAGGGAAACTATTGATTACAATGCCAACCGTTTTAAAGAGCAACTTTCTAAATTCATTGATTTTAGTGACGACAAAGCAATTCTTGCAAATAATGCCGATTGGCTTCTAGACTTAAATTACGTAGAATTTTTAAGAGAAATAGGAGTTCATTTCTCAGTAAATAAGATGCTGGCTGCAGAATGCTATAAGCAAAGAATGGAAAAGGGACTTACCTTCTTCGAATTTAACTATATGCTTATGCAGTCCTATGATTTCTGGAAGCTTAATAAATTATATGATTGTAAACTGCAACTTGGAGGTAACGACCAGTGGTCCAATATCATCGGTGGAGTTGAGTTAATACGCCGTAAGGAGCAAAAGCCTGCATACGGCCTAACCTTTAAACTTCTTACAACCAGTGAAGGTATTAAGATGGGTAAGACTATGAAGGGAGCTGTATGGCTAGATCCTAATAAAACCTCTCCATATGAATTCTACCAGTACTGGAGAAATATCGAAGATGTAAAGGTTGAAGAATGCCTAGGCCTATTAACCTTCCTACCTATGGATGAAGTAAGAAGATTAGGTGCCCTTAAAGGTGCAGAGATAAATCATGCTAAGGATGTTCTTGCCTATGAGATAACAAAGATTGTTCACGGGGAAGAAGAAGCTAAAAAAGCACAAGAGGCCTCCAAGGCCTTATTTGGTGGTGGCGTAAAGTCTGAAAATATACCTACCACCAGCTATCCTGCTGCTAGATTTGCTGAGGGAATAGACCTAATTACCTTAATGTGTGATGCAAAATTAGCCGTCTCCCGTTCCGATGCCAGAAGAACCATACAACAAGGAGGAGTTTCGGTAAACGATAAAAAAGTAGATAATTTTGATTTGATTTTAACAGATAAGGATTTTGATTCTGACGGAGCAATTCTGATTAGAAAGGGTAAGAAATCATACCACAGATTTATAGCCGAATAA
- a CDS encoding TIGR03960 family B12-binding radical SAM protein, giving the protein MRKLALSDEILLSVDKPARYIGGEINMKVKNPKDVDIRFCMCFPDVYEIGMSHLGIQILYDILNRRDDTYCERVYSPWVDLDKLMREKKIPLFALESQDPVKDFDFLGITIQYEMCYTNILQVLELSQIPIYAKDRTEDDPIVIGGGPCTYNPEPIADFFDFFYIGEGETAYDEILDLYKECKGSGKTRREFLKLVAQIEGIYVPAFYDVEYNEDGTIKSFTKNLDTAPDKVKKQIEMNLSQAQYPTKPLVPFIKVTQDRVVLEIQRGCIRGCRFCQAGMIYRPNRERDLEYLKKCAYEMLKSTGHEEISLSSLSSSDYSKLQELVYFLIDEFGTKGVNISLPSLRIDAFSLDVMSRVQDVRKSSLTFAPEAGTQRLRDVINKGLTEEDILNGASQAFISGWNRVKLYFMMGLPTETEEDIEGIAILSDKIARKYYEIPKEERQGKVNVVASTSFFVPKPFTPFQWSRMDTPEEYLQKQQLLKNKINEQLNRKSIRYNWHEAELSQLEGVLARGDRKLSKVIYEAYKAGCLYDSWSEFFDYDKWLKAFEKEGISISFYNSRERGEDEIFPWDFIDVGVSKAFLLREYKRAIKSTVTPNCRQLCYNCGAKAFGGGVCFENISAKEKPQEVKSEG; this is encoded by the coding sequence ATGAGAAAATTAGCACTATCAGATGAAATACTCCTTTCCGTAGATAAGCCGGCCCGCTATATCGGCGGAGAGATAAATATGAAGGTAAAGAATCCCAAGGATGTAGATATAAGATTCTGCATGTGTTTTCCGGATGTATATGAGATTGGTATGTCCCACCTGGGAATTCAGATACTATATGATATACTAAACCGCAGGGATGACACCTATTGTGAAAGGGTTTATTCCCCCTGGGTAGATTTGGACAAGCTTATGAGGGAGAAAAAGATCCCTCTTTTTGCTTTAGAAAGCCAGGATCCTGTTAAGGATTTTGATTTCTTAGGAATTACCATCCAGTATGAGATGTGTTATACCAATATACTACAGGTTCTGGAACTTTCACAGATCCCTATCTATGCCAAGGACAGGACAGAAGATGATCCTATTGTCATAGGGGGCGGACCATGTACCTATAATCCGGAACCTATTGCTGATTTCTTTGACTTTTTCTATATAGGTGAAGGTGAGACAGCATATGATGAGATTCTTGATCTTTATAAGGAATGTAAAGGGTCAGGAAAAACCAGAAGAGAATTTCTAAAACTGGTTGCCCAAATAGAGGGTATCTATGTTCCTGCCTTCTATGATGTAGAATATAATGAGGACGGCACTATTAAAAGTTTTACTAAGAATCTTGATACTGCACCGGATAAGGTTAAAAAGCAAATTGAAATGAATCTGAGCCAAGCCCAGTATCCTACAAAACCCTTAGTACCTTTTATAAAGGTTACTCAGGACAGAGTGGTACTGGAGATTCAAAGAGGCTGTATCCGTGGTTGTAGATTTTGCCAGGCAGGTATGATTTATCGGCCAAACAGGGAAAGGGATTTGGAATATTTAAAGAAATGTGCATATGAGATGTTAAAATCCACAGGCCATGAAGAAATTTCTCTAAGTTCCTTAAGTTCCAGTGACTACTCTAAGCTACAGGAATTAGTCTACTTCCTAATTGATGAGTTTGGAACAAAAGGTGTAAATATATCCTTGCCCTCCCTTCGTATAGATGCATTTTCCCTTGATGTAATGAGTAGGGTTCAGGATGTAAGAAAAAGCAGCCTAACCTTTGCTCCTGAAGCGGGAACTCAGAGGCTTAGGGATGTAATAAATAAAGGTCTAACTGAAGAAGATATTCTAAATGGTGCTTCACAAGCCTTTATCAGCGGTTGGAATAGGGTTAAGCTATACTTTATGATGGGCCTTCCTACGGAAACAGAAGAGGATATAGAAGGGATTGCCATATTATCGGATAAAATAGCAAGAAAATACTATGAAATCCCTAAGGAAGAAAGACAGGGAAAGGTAAATGTTGTAGCTAGTACATCATTTTTTGTACCTAAGCCTTTTACTCCTTTTCAGTGGTCTAGGATGGATACCCCAGAAGAGTATTTACAAAAGCAGCAGCTGTTAAAAAATAAGATAAATGAACAATTAAACAGAAAAAGTATTAGATATAACTGGCATGAGGCAGAGTTAAGTCAGTTAGAAGGAGTATTAGCCAGAGGGGATAGAAAACTTAGTAAGGTTATTTATGAAGCTTATAAGGCCGGATGTCTTTATGATTCTTGGAGTGAATTTTTTGATTATGATAAATGGTTAAAAGCATTTGAAAAAGAGGGTATATCTATTTCGTTTTACAACAGCAGAGAACGTGGAGAAGATGAGATTTTCCCTTGGGACTTTATAGATGTCGGTGTAAGCAAGGCATTTCTTCTTCGGGAATACAAAAGAGCAATTAAAAGCACAGTAACTCCTAATTGTAGGCAGTTATGCTACAACTGTGGTGCTAAGGCATTCGGAGGCGGTGTATGTTTCGAAAATATAAGTGCAAAAGAAAAACCGCAGGAGGTAAAAAGTGAAGGTTAG
- a CDS encoding biotin--[acetyl-CoA-carboxylase] ligase produces MELKEQILKILEENRGNSVNGALMAKELHVTRSAIWKNINQLKNEGYQIEAVPNRGYCLKESNDILTNQSISPYLKGKATNFILDVRKTVSSTNTLAKEMAANKAPEGTVLIASEQTNGRGRMGRSFYSPATGLYLSLILRPKLSIEDSLLITTSSAVAVAKAIEKITNEDVHIKWVNDLFMQGKKVCGILTEASLNIENGGLEYAIVGIGINVNTKDFPSDIKDIAGSIFLDKPKNQPITSILAAEVLNNLADSMDKLTSKDYLEEYKKRSFLIGKDIYVLKEKKVFPAKAIGIDNRARLLVEYPDSTKEALTSGEVSIRTDYLPK; encoded by the coding sequence ATGGAACTTAAAGAACAGATATTAAAAATTTTAGAAGAAAACAGGGGAAACAGTGTTAATGGTGCCTTGATGGCTAAAGAACTTCATGTTACCAGAAGTGCCATCTGGAAGAATATAAATCAACTAAAAAACGAAGGTTATCAAATAGAGGCAGTACCTAATCGGGGTTATTGTCTTAAAGAATCAAATGATATACTTACTAACCAAAGTATAAGTCCATATCTTAAAGGTAAGGCTACAAACTTTATTCTTGATGTCAGAAAAACCGTAAGCTCTACCAATACCCTGGCCAAGGAAATGGCTGCCAATAAAGCCCCCGAGGGAACAGTTCTTATTGCTTCAGAGCAAACCAATGGCCGGGGTCGTATGGGCCGCAGCTTCTACTCTCCTGCTACAGGGCTATATCTATCCCTTATATTAAGGCCTAAGCTTAGTATTGAAGACTCTTTATTAATAACAACCAGTTCTGCTGTGGCAGTGGCAAAGGCTATAGAAAAAATCACAAATGAAGACGTTCATATAAAATGGGTTAATGATTTATTTATGCAGGGAAAAAAGGTATGCGGAATTCTTACTGAAGCTTCCTTAAATATTGAAAACGGCGGTTTAGAATATGCCATTGTCGGTATCGGTATAAATGTAAACACTAAGGATTTTCCCAGTGATATAAAGGATATTGCCGGTTCCATCTTTTTAGATAAACCAAAAAATCAGCCTATAACATCAATACTAGCAGCTGAAGTCTTAAATAATCTGGCAGATTCCATGGATAAGCTGACCAGTAAAGATTACCTTGAGGAATATAAGAAACGTTCATTTCTTATAGGTAAGGATATATATGTACTAAAAGAAAAAAAAGTTTTTCCTGCCAAGGCTATCGGTATAGATAACAGGGCAAGATTGCTTGTGGAATATCCCGATTCCACCAAGGAAGCATTAACTTCAGGAGAAGTCAGTATAAGAACAGATTATTTGCCCAAATAA
- the pyrB gene encoding aspartate carbamoyltransferase yields MRHIISPTDLTISELDELLNLAEDIIKDPKKYSKVCQGKKLATLFYEPSTRTRLSFEAAMLNLGGSILGFSSADSSSVAKGESVADTIRVISSYADICAIRHPKEGAPLVAALHSSIPVINAGDGGHNHPTQTFTDLLTIKNLKGRFENLTVGFCGDLKFGRTVHSLIGALSRYKNVKFILISPEELKVPTYIKEEILDVNNIPYEEVRSLEKAIPNLDILYMTRVQKERFFNEEDYIRLKDTYILNTRKMSLAKKDMLVLHPLPRVNEIAVEVDDDPRAVYFKQAEFGVYARMALIITLLGYKEGRPLC; encoded by the coding sequence ATGAGGCATATCATTAGTCCTACGGATCTTACTATTTCAGAATTAGATGAACTTCTAAATCTAGCTGAAGATATTATTAAAGATCCAAAAAAATATTCTAAAGTTTGTCAAGGAAAGAAACTAGCAACCCTATTTTATGAACCTAGTACCAGAACCAGACTTAGTTTTGAAGCCGCCATGCTAAACTTAGGCGGAAGTATTCTTGGCTTTTCATCTGCAGATTCTAGTTCAGTGGCAAAAGGCGAAAGCGTTGCCGATACAATTCGCGTTATTTCTTCTTACGCAGATATATGTGCAATTCGTCATCCCAAGGAAGGTGCTCCTTTAGTAGCAGCACTCCACTCTTCCATTCCAGTTATCAATGCCGGAGACGGCGGTCATAATCATCCCACTCAAACCTTTACCGATTTACTTACTATAAAAAATCTTAAAGGGCGGTTCGAGAATCTAACCGTTGGTTTTTGTGGCGATTTAAAATTTGGAAGAACAGTACATTCCCTAATAGGAGCCCTATCAAGATATAAGAATGTGAAATTTATCCTTATATCCCCTGAAGAACTAAAAGTTCCCACCTATATCAAAGAGGAAATACTAGATGTGAACAATATTCCTTACGAAGAGGTAAGAAGTCTTGAAAAAGCCATCCCCAATTTGGACATCTTGTATATGACCAGGGTCCAGAAAGAGCGCTTCTTTAACGAAGAGGATTATATCAGGCTAAAAGACACCTATATACTTAATACTAGGAAAATGTCCCTGGCTAAAAAGGACATGCTGGTATTACATCCCCTGCCAAGGGTAAATGAAATTGCCGTAGAGGTAGACGATGATCCCCGGGCAGTATATTTTAAACAGGCTGAATTTGGTGTCTATGCAAGAATGGCATTAATAATCACCTTGTTAGGTTATAAAGAAGGGAGGCCCCTATGTTAA
- a CDS encoding superoxide dismutase, whose protein sequence is MIQKVGFHYTDDITVINRQQFEAHIRLYGGYVDKINEIDQILMNNPEREKANATFSFYRECKRGETYALNGVILHELYFENIGGIVNKPDKRAMEQLAMYFGSFEGWKEDFISTAKASRGWALLSYDQRSLRLRNISLDAHDLGNIAYSAPILVLDVYEHAYFLQYADNKVEYINRFMENINWEVISDRMGIY, encoded by the coding sequence ATGATTCAAAAGGTTGGATTTCATTATACCGATGATATAACTGTAATAAATCGTCAGCAGTTTGAGGCACATATAAGATTGTATGGGGGATATGTAGATAAGATCAATGAAATTGATCAGATACTTATGAATAATCCGGAAAGAGAAAAGGCCAATGCTACCTTTAGCTTCTATAGAGAATGCAAAAGAGGTGAAACCTATGCCCTTAATGGGGTAATTCTACATGAGCTTTATTTTGAGAATATAGGTGGTATTGTAAACAAACCGGATAAAAGAGCTATGGAGCAGCTTGCTATGTATTTTGGCAGCTTTGAGGGATGGAAAGAAGATTTTATAAGTACAGCAAAGGCTAGCAGGGGCTGGGCACTTCTTAGTTACGACCAAAGAAGTTTAAGACTGCGAAATATCAGTTTAGATGCCCATGATCTTGGTAATATTGCATACTCTGCCCCAATCCTTGTGCTGGATGTATATGAACATGCCTATTTTCTGCAATATGCAGATAATAAAGTAGAGTATATCAATAGGTTTATGGAGAATATCAATTGGGAAGTAATATCCGACAGAATGGGGATTTACTAA
- a CDS encoding TIGR03936 family radical SAM-associated protein has protein sequence MKVRIKFKKYGAMKFIGHLDVMRYFQKAFRRADYDSEYTKGFNPHQIMSFAAPLGLGLTSDGEYVDISLNSSKSPEDMVKAINEVMSEGFLVTGFRILREPKENEKHVTAMSLISSADYLISLKDGYSLGEEILSGKDFRKAFEKFYSKSEIIINKKTKTSEKLVNIRPMISLVSYDEKEYKEKLRDKLMNVTRPENGEKSYFLDIESMAQVYDNDIKVYLQLDTGSVSNLKPELVMEAFCKDNNIEYNSFAWQVHRLELYTRDEKTKKLIPLDHLDK, from the coding sequence GTGAAGGTTAGAATTAAATTTAAAAAATATGGTGCCATGAAATTTATCGGTCATTTGGATGTAATGCGGTATTTTCAGAAAGCTTTTCGTAGAGCAGATTATGACAGTGAATATACCAAAGGATTTAATCCCCATCAGATTATGTCTTTTGCGGCACCTTTAGGGCTTGGATTAACCAGTGATGGTGAATATGTAGATATAAGCCTAAATTCAAGCAAATCCCCTGAGGATATGGTTAAGGCTATAAATGAGGTTATGTCAGAGGGATTTTTAGTTACCGGCTTTCGTATATTAAGGGAGCCTAAGGAAAATGAAAAACATGTGACTGCCATGTCCTTGATATCATCGGCTGATTATTTAATTTCCCTAAAGGATGGTTATTCTTTAGGTGAAGAAATCCTATCCGGCAAAGACTTTAGGAAGGCATTTGAGAAATTTTATAGTAAATCAGAAATTATTATTAACAAAAAGACCAAGACCAGCGAAAAACTGGTCAATATAAGACCTATGATTAGCCTGGTATCCTATGATGAAAAAGAATATAAAGAAAAATTAAGGGATAAATTAATGAATGTCACAAGGCCGGAAAACGGGGAAAAAAGTTATTTTCTTGATATAGAAAGTATGGCCCAAGTCTATGACAATGATATTAAGGTATATCTTCAACTGGATACGGGAAGTGTATCTAATCTGAAGCCGGAACTTGTTATGGAAGCCTTTTGTAAAGATAATAATATAGAATATAATTCATTTGCTTGGCAAGTTCATAGACTAGAGCTTTATACTAGGGATGAAAAGACTAAAAAATTAATTCCGCTTGATCATTTGGATAAGTAG